From the genome of Chitinispirillales bacterium ANBcel5, one region includes:
- a CDS encoding DUF5723 family protein — MSIHKKILLVFLFSFTIFASIDNNPRSVGNTQSRNVSGVAIDASYHNPALLAISRPPNGGVSLGNVGVTLWSDVLSLSPFNEYWVDNRRGISQLKSTIFKNSFGIDSDMGPEKVSELLTRGLKNGFTVYGAAETNLFSFAHRRFAFDVSTRLEEELTIPGGPLMLIYSATDGVRKGNELDFSGINQHTSWLTEFSFQFGLPVSLPRIHDLLKLDCAALGFGVRYIMGHSLLLAESSDDSRIFVDSASSEIDFHGDIHIQTTGMGFSGPWDFNNPFENSSIPKAYGHGFGFDLGGIFYNDNHSVALGIRDIGMIMWGRDVKEVTYSIRKESDLQRVVSGVENLGGDDPEDYISDGTETLESGDMIITYLPMSFDLGYSSTWDFTTRSRHDNPFNVDHATVGANYQQQILLGPGRSYIPRLSLGGEIGSMRGFLPLRVGFVFGGSERLASAFGLGLNFRHFSLDLSYKAIGTAYFNPERGSEIAGGLTINWGHRKECCVPEPLPAPEPLPEPRPAPQPEPEMESGPEVLPEPEPEAVPEPEPEPEPEPEPEIEEFVMPTEQETEELNTNLRNVNFKTNSSELVSASFAGLDYIADFLIEYPHLRYEIQGHTDSRGAAEYNLLLSAARAMSVKEYLMSKGVPESNIVAIGYGLEKPIADNNTAEGRALNRRVEFNLIESQREFDELRIEETVLKKRVRAANIR, encoded by the coding sequence ATGAGTATTCACAAAAAAATTCTACTAGTTTTCCTTTTTAGTTTTACAATTTTTGCATCAATCGACAACAATCCCCGAAGTGTGGGAAATACCCAGAGCAGAAATGTTTCAGGTGTTGCCATTGATGCCTCATACCATAACCCGGCTTTGCTTGCTATATCCCGCCCACCTAACGGCGGGGTATCTCTTGGCAATGTCGGAGTCACTTTGTGGAGTGATGTTTTATCCCTTTCGCCATTCAATGAATACTGGGTGGATAATCGTAGAGGAATCTCTCAGCTCAAATCTACAATCTTTAAAAACAGCTTTGGTATCGATAGTGATATGGGGCCTGAAAAAGTCAGTGAGTTGCTTACAAGAGGCTTAAAAAATGGCTTCACTGTATACGGGGCTGCTGAAACGAACCTGTTTTCATTTGCACATAGACGCTTTGCGTTTGATGTTTCTACGCGCCTGGAGGAAGAGCTTACAATCCCGGGTGGCCCACTTATGCTCATTTATTCAGCAACTGATGGAGTAAGAAAAGGTAATGAGCTTGATTTTTCCGGTATTAATCAGCATACTTCCTGGCTCACAGAGTTTTCTTTTCAGTTTGGTTTACCAGTGTCGCTACCACGAATTCATGATCTTTTAAAACTGGATTGTGCCGCTTTGGGTTTTGGCGTGAGATACATCATGGGGCATTCTTTACTTTTGGCTGAGTCTTCAGACGATAGTCGTATTTTTGTAGATTCAGCTTCATCGGAAATTGATTTTCATGGTGATATTCATATCCAAACCACCGGGATGGGATTTAGTGGACCCTGGGATTTCAACAACCCCTTTGAAAATTCTTCTATCCCCAAAGCTTATGGACACGGGTTTGGCTTTGATTTGGGCGGAATTTTCTATAATGATAATCATTCTGTAGCCTTAGGTATTAGAGATATTGGAATGATTATGTGGGGAAGAGATGTAAAAGAAGTAACTTACAGTATAAGAAAAGAGAGTGATCTGCAAAGAGTCGTTTCAGGTGTTGAAAATCTGGGAGGAGACGATCCTGAAGACTATATTTCAGATGGTACCGAAACTCTCGAGTCTGGGGATATGATAATAACCTATTTGCCAATGTCCTTTGATTTAGGATATTCAAGCACTTGGGATTTTACCACCAGGAGCCGTCACGATAACCCATTTAATGTTGATCATGCAACAGTGGGGGCAAACTATCAGCAACAGATTTTATTGGGTCCCGGAAGATCTTACATTCCTCGTTTGTCTCTGGGAGGTGAAATAGGGTCAATGAGAGGCTTTTTGCCTCTTCGGGTAGGATTTGTTTTTGGTGGCTCCGAACGCCTTGCATCTGCATTTGGCTTGGGGTTAAATTTCAGACATTTTTCACTCGATTTGTCCTATAAAGCTATCGGAACAGCTTACTTTAACCCCGAACGGGGAAGTGAAATCGCTGGCGGGTTAACAATTAACTGGGGACATAGAAAAGAGTGTTGTGTACCTGAACCTCTACCCGCTCCTGAGCCGCTACCGGAGCCAAGGCCTGCCCCGCAACCAGAACCAGAGATGGAGTCGGGACCTGAAGTTCTACCTGAACCGGAACCAGAAGCTGTACCGGAGCCAGAGCCGGAACCAGAACCCGAACCGGAGCCTGAAATAGAAGAGTTTGTCATGCCAACCGAGCAGGAAACCGAAGAGTTAAATACAAACTTGAGAAATGTTAATTTCAAAACTAATAGCTCTGAGTTGGTTTCAGCTTCATTTGCTGGTCTTGATTATATTGCTGATTTCCTTATCGAATATCCACATTTACGTTATGAAATACAGGGACACACCGATTCCCGTGGAGCAGCAGAGTACAATTTACTGCTTTCAGCTGCACGTGCTATGTCTGTTAAAGAGTATCTAATGTCAAAAGGTGTACCTGAGTCAAATATTGTAGCAATCGGCTATGGATTAGAAAAACCAATTGCAGATAACAACACAGCCGAAGGAAGAGCTCTAAACCGAAGAGTCGAGTTTAACTTAATAGAGTCACAAAGAGAGTTTGATGAGTTAAGGATAGAGGAGACTGTACTCAAAAAGAGAGTTAGAGCTGCTAATATTCGATAA
- the hcp gene encoding hydroxylamine reductase, with protein sequence MFCFQCEQAAKGTGCDKAGVCGKQPQAASLQDLIVYQLKGIGFLANSLRTKGIKVSDADQYTVEALFTTVTNVNFDSESLSAVIRQGGTMREQLLTLYKEHVDSDLSSVPESARFTLANTDVELMSQGAEHGIPSTHHNEDIRSVQQLLTYGLKGMAAYADHAQILGKTDDSIFAFFHEALSYLNEKEPELENLVALNMKCGEVNIKAMEILDEAHTTRYGHPEPTSVSTSWKKGPAIVVTGHDLLDLEELLKQTEGTGVNVYTHGEMLPAHGYPELRKYKHLAGHFGTAWQNQQKEFDGVPAAFLFTTNCIQKPLAGYADQVFTTGLVAWPNIKHVGKHDFKQIIEKAKSLGGLPEKEGHSLMTGFGRNAVLGVADKVIEGVKGGDIRHFFLVGGCDGAKPGRNYYTDLAQEIPKDCVILTLACGKFRFNHLDFGTIGGIPRLLDVGQCNDAYSAVKIAQALAEAFGVGVNELPLSLILSWYEQKAVVILLSLLALGIKGIRIGPSLPAFITPNILNFLVEQFNIKPISTVEEDLSAILA encoded by the coding sequence ATGTTTTGTTTTCAATGCGAACAGGCTGCAAAGGGTACCGGATGTGACAAAGCTGGTGTTTGTGGAAAACAGCCGCAAGCTGCATCACTACAGGATCTGATTGTCTATCAACTAAAGGGCATTGGATTCCTAGCCAACAGTCTTCGCACAAAAGGCATAAAAGTTAGTGATGCAGATCAGTACACAGTTGAGGCACTGTTTACTACTGTAACCAACGTTAATTTTGATTCAGAAAGTCTCTCAGCAGTTATACGCCAGGGTGGCACGATGCGCGAGCAACTATTAACTCTGTACAAAGAGCATGTTGATTCAGACCTTTCATCTGTTCCTGAATCAGCCAGGTTCACACTTGCCAACACCGATGTGGAACTTATGTCTCAGGGCGCCGAGCACGGAATCCCCTCAACTCACCACAATGAAGACATTCGCTCTGTTCAGCAGCTGCTTACATATGGATTAAAGGGAATGGCAGCGTATGCAGATCATGCTCAGATACTTGGAAAAACCGATGATTCTATCTTTGCCTTTTTCCACGAAGCCCTCTCCTACCTCAATGAAAAAGAGCCTGAGTTGGAAAATCTTGTTGCGCTCAATATGAAATGTGGTGAAGTTAATATTAAAGCAATGGAAATCTTAGATGAAGCACATACTACCAGATATGGTCATCCAGAGCCAACTTCTGTTTCGACCTCATGGAAAAAGGGCCCTGCAATTGTTGTCACCGGTCATGATCTTCTTGATCTGGAAGAACTTCTCAAGCAAACTGAAGGTACCGGTGTAAACGTGTATACTCATGGCGAAATGCTCCCGGCTCACGGATATCCCGAACTTCGCAAGTACAAACATCTGGCTGGTCATTTTGGAACAGCATGGCAAAATCAGCAAAAAGAGTTTGATGGTGTTCCTGCAGCATTCCTTTTCACCACCAACTGTATTCAAAAGCCGCTGGCAGGGTATGCTGACCAGGTTTTCACAACCGGACTTGTGGCCTGGCCCAATATTAAACACGTTGGCAAACATGATTTCAAACAGATAATCGAAAAGGCCAAATCTCTTGGTGGATTACCTGAAAAAGAGGGACATTCGCTGATGACCGGTTTTGGTAGAAATGCGGTTTTAGGTGTTGCTGACAAGGTAATTGAAGGTGTTAAGGGTGGTGATATCCGGCATTTCTTTTTAGTTGGTGGTTGTGATGGAGCCAAACCCGGACGTAACTACTATACCGACCTTGCACAAGAAATACCCAAGGACTGCGTTATCCTTACACTTGCATGTGGTAAATTTCGTTTTAATCATCTTGATTTCGGTACTATTGGCGGCATCCCACGTCTTCTCGATGTTGGACAGTGTAATGACGCCTACTCTGCTGTAAAGATTGCTCAGGCTCTCGCCGAGGCATTTGGTGTAGGTGTTAATGAACTTCCACTGTCACTTATTCTCTCCTGGTATGAGCAAAAAGCAGTAGTTATACTTCTTTCTCTCCTTGCTCTTGGTATAAAGGGGATAAGGATTGGACCAAGCCTTCCGGCTTTCATTACCCCCAATATCCTCAACTTCCTGGTTGAGCAGTTTAATATTAAGCCAATCAGTACTGTTGAAGAGGACCTGAGTGCAATTCTTGCTTAA
- a CDS encoding 4Fe-4S binding protein, whose product MKRKVVNIDQEKCNGCGLCVPNCAEGAIQIIDGKARLLGDLFCDGLGACLGHCPLDAISIEEREAEPYDERKVMENIVEQGPAVIKAHIKHMKDHNEMQYYRQAIEYLKENNIDIDLEEIDGEEKKMNSNSGGGCPGSRAMNFSAEQKAKEESGSRDSHLTHWPIQLHLISPAAPHYKNADLLLAADCVAFSMGDFHKDYLKDKKLTIACPKLDDGQEMYVEKLASLIDDAKINTLTVMIMQVPCCSGLLRVAKAATEKAERKVPIKAVVVGIQGEILKEEWV is encoded by the coding sequence ATGAAAAGAAAAGTCGTAAACATCGATCAGGAAAAGTGTAACGGATGTGGATTATGTGTCCCTAACTGTGCCGAAGGAGCAATACAGATTATTGATGGTAAGGCAAGGCTACTTGGAGATCTCTTCTGTGATGGACTGGGAGCCTGTCTGGGCCATTGTCCTCTGGATGCAATATCTATAGAAGAGCGTGAAGCTGAGCCCTATGATGAGCGCAAAGTGATGGAAAACATCGTTGAGCAAGGACCAGCAGTAATAAAGGCTCATATAAAACACATGAAAGATCATAATGAAATGCAATACTATCGTCAGGCGATTGAATATTTGAAAGAAAATAACATAGACATCGATTTAGAAGAGATCGATGGAGAGGAGAAAAAAATGAACAGTAATTCCGGTGGCGGCTGCCCAGGATCAAGGGCAATGAATTTCTCTGCAGAGCAGAAAGCAAAAGAGGAAAGCGGAAGCCGTGATTCACATCTTACTCATTGGCCCATTCAGCTTCACCTTATATCACCAGCTGCACCGCATTACAAAAATGCCGATCTTCTTCTTGCAGCAGACTGTGTAGCTTTTTCTATGGGTGATTTTCATAAAGATTACCTCAAAGATAAAAAATTGACTATTGCCTGCCCAAAACTCGATGATGGACAGGAGATGTATGTAGAAAAACTCGCGTCTCTTATAGATGATGCTAAGATTAACACACTCACAGTTATGATTATGCAGGTCCCTTGTTGCAGTGGTCTTTTAAGAGTAGCTAAGGCAGCAACAGAGAAGGCTGAAAGGAAAGTTCCTATAAAGGCTGTTGTGGTAGGAATACAAGGTGAAATTTTAAAGGAAGAGTGGGTATAG
- a CDS encoding Crp/Fnr family transcriptional regulator, producing the protein MDIYAFIDRSAFFQGVSKSSKEQLADICIPKKIVKKEVLFREGDKGYGFYLLASGSVGLYKSTPDGREIVIKIIQPGEPFAEVVLFEQDTYPVTATTLMDGVLFIIPKQQFYLLLEKKDFRNDFIAMLMRKQRYLAERIRFLTMHDVEERFFMFIEEHYGMKNRIAVGMSKKSLAAAIGATPETYSRLLARLNKEGKIQLEGPQITIVEGFWDKWRKRNE; encoded by the coding sequence TTGGATATTTATGCATTTATCGATAGATCTGCCTTTTTTCAGGGTGTTAGCAAAAGCAGCAAAGAGCAGCTTGCAGATATATGCATACCCAAAAAGATTGTGAAAAAAGAGGTACTGTTTCGGGAAGGTGACAAGGGTTACGGGTTTTACCTTTTAGCAAGTGGGTCTGTTGGTCTTTACAAAAGCACTCCTGATGGCAGAGAGATTGTGATAAAGATTATTCAACCCGGTGAGCCTTTTGCAGAAGTGGTTCTTTTTGAGCAGGATACATATCCAGTTACTGCAACAACTCTAATGGATGGGGTGTTGTTTATAATACCTAAGCAACAATTCTATCTTCTGTTGGAAAAGAAAGATTTCAGAAATGATTTCATTGCCATGCTCATGCGCAAGCAACGATATCTTGCTGAGAGAATACGTTTCCTTACTATGCATGATGTTGAAGAGCGCTTTTTTATGTTCATAGAAGAACACTATGGTATGAAAAACAGAATTGCTGTAGGAATGTCAAAGAAAAGCCTTGCTGCTGCAATCGGTGCCACTCCAGAAACGTACTCCCGGCTTCTTGCAAGGCTAAACAAGGAGGGGAAAATACAGCTTGAGGGACCACAAATTACTATAGTTGAAGGGTTTTGGGATAAGTGGCGAAAAAGAAACGAATAG
- a CDS encoding ATP-binding protein has protein sequence MNDSFCARWFLKSMDSLLKKPYVHILFGARQTGKTSILKHLTSHCSLWYNLADPEERNRHILDPGVFARECKSLPFNGKPLLVVVDEAQTVPSIFDAIQALYDTDKTRWRFVLCGSSARKLRSTGSNLLPGRSVKHHLYPLVLCERPAINNPTHSYIVPFQWHKEPHEPLFPATDIEERLAFGDLPGVICLPHEDRTAILRSYASIYLEEEIRREATIRDWNAFINFLRLAASYSGEIINYSAMSRETGISITTIKSHYQLLEDIFVGFSIPGYTGSTRKALLSTPKFFFVDLGLRHAAAGLIPGDNLVAANPGPVFEHWVGLELWKRLQYLQEGKLYYLRAKSGMEIDYIIALNDQTIPVEVKWTKSPSVSDARHLNSFIKDTPNASRGYVVCRCQRPQALSETVTAIPWWMI, from the coding sequence ATGAATGATAGTTTCTGCGCCCGCTGGTTTTTAAAGAGTATGGATTCACTTCTTAAAAAACCTTATGTTCACATTCTGTTTGGCGCCCGGCAAACAGGCAAAACCAGCATTCTAAAACATCTTACATCGCACTGTTCTCTATGGTATAACCTTGCAGACCCTGAGGAGAGGAATCGTCATATTCTAGATCCGGGAGTTTTTGCCAGGGAATGCAAAAGCTTGCCCTTTAATGGTAAACCTTTACTGGTAGTGGTTGATGAAGCCCAAACTGTTCCTTCTATTTTTGATGCAATTCAGGCTCTCTATGATACTGATAAAACTCGCTGGAGATTTGTTTTATGTGGTAGTTCTGCCAGAAAGCTACGATCCACCGGATCGAATCTGCTTCCCGGGCGTTCTGTGAAACATCACCTCTATCCACTGGTACTTTGTGAACGACCAGCCATAAACAATCCAACTCACTCCTACATTGTACCGTTTCAATGGCATAAAGAACCACATGAGCCACTTTTTCCCGCTACAGACATTGAAGAAAGACTCGCATTCGGTGATTTACCTGGTGTAATATGTTTGCCTCATGAAGATCGTACCGCTATACTCAGATCTTATGCCAGTATTTACCTTGAAGAGGAGATTCGTCGTGAAGCAACAATCAGGGACTGGAATGCTTTTATAAATTTCCTTCGCCTTGCGGCCTCTTACTCCGGAGAAATAATCAACTACTCTGCAATGTCACGGGAAACGGGTATATCTATTACAACCATAAAATCACACTATCAGCTTCTGGAGGATATTTTTGTGGGATTTTCGATACCAGGATATACCGGAAGCACCAGAAAAGCGCTCCTCTCAACACCCAAATTTTTCTTTGTGGATTTAGGCTTACGGCATGCTGCAGCCGGTCTGATACCGGGAGATAATTTAGTGGCAGCAAACCCAGGCCCTGTTTTTGAACACTGGGTCGGTTTAGAGTTATGGAAAAGATTACAGTACCTGCAAGAGGGTAAATTATACTACCTACGTGCGAAGAGTGGTATGGAAATAGACTACATTATAGCTCTGAACGATCAAACGATACCTGTAGAAGTCAAATGGACCAAATCACCTTCAGTTAGTGATGCAAGACATCTAAACTCATTTATCAAAGATACTCCCAATGCATCCCGTGGTTATGTGGTATGTCGCTGCCAGCGACCTCAGGCCCTCAGTGAAACAGTTACAGCCATTCCATGGTGGATGATCTAA
- a CDS encoding rhomboid family intramembrane serine protease: MFPLRDENPTFRTSMITFIIIALNVVVWVFFQGMGSEPALSRSVCEFGAIPGELLGTVQEGTRVPISRNAMCVIGESKWITLFTSMFLHGGWLHLIGNMWFLYVFGDNIEDSMGRVRFLFFYLLCGFAASLLQIFTHIESPVPMVGASGAISGVMGAYAVLYPKAPVHMLVFLGFFITKIKIPAYLLLGYWFIIQFLSALPALSGDGGGGGVAFWAHVGGFVSGLGLIFLFRNKDIVHLHREAVEKRWDWNQS; this comes from the coding sequence ATGTTTCCTCTCAGAGATGAAAATCCTACGTTTCGTACTTCAATGATTACCTTTATAATCATTGCTCTGAATGTGGTCGTATGGGTGTTTTTTCAGGGGATGGGGTCAGAACCGGCTTTGAGTCGCTCGGTGTGTGAGTTTGGTGCCATTCCAGGTGAGCTTCTGGGGACGGTGCAGGAGGGTACCCGAGTTCCCATTTCCAGAAATGCCATGTGTGTTATTGGCGAATCGAAATGGATTACACTCTTTACCTCAATGTTTCTTCATGGGGGATGGCTTCATCTGATTGGTAATATGTGGTTTTTGTATGTATTTGGAGACAATATAGAAGATTCGATGGGAAGAGTTCGGTTTCTGTTTTTTTATCTGTTATGTGGATTTGCGGCTTCTTTGTTGCAGATTTTTACCCACATCGAGAGTCCGGTGCCAATGGTAGGAGCATCGGGGGCGATAAGCGGAGTTATGGGAGCGTATGCTGTGCTTTATCCCAAAGCTCCAGTGCATATGCTTGTGTTTCTTGGCTTTTTTATCACCAAAATTAAAATTCCTGCATATCTGCTTCTTGGTTACTGGTTTATAATACAGTTTTTAAGTGCACTTCCGGCTCTCAGTGGTGATGGCGGTGGTGGTGGAGTAGCATTTTGGGCCCATGTTGGGGGCTTTGTAAGTGGACTTGGTTTGATTTTTCTTTTTAGAAATAAGGATATAGTCCATCTTCACCGCGAGGCTGTTGAGAAGCGATGGGACTGGAATCAGAGTTAA